Proteins from one Flammeovirgaceae bacterium genomic window:
- the rplT gene encoding 50S ribosomal protein L20, whose product MPRSVNNVASRAKRKRVLKLAKGYFGRRKNVWTVAKNAVEKGLVYAYRDRKARKRDFRSLWIQRINAGARLHGMSYSEFMGKVKKAGIELNRKALADLAANQPEAFEAIVKKLG is encoded by the coding sequence ATGCCACGTTCAGTAAACAATGTTGCCTCGCGGGCAAAAAGAAAACGCGTGCTCAAATTAGCCAAAGGCTATTTTGGAAGAAGGAAAAATGTTTGGACGGTAGCCAAAAATGCCGTTGAAAAAGGCCTTGTGTACGCATACAGGGACCGCAAGGCCAGAAAGAGGGATTTCAGGTCGCTGTGGATACAAAGGATAAATGCCGGGGCCAGGCTCCATGGCATGTCTTATTCCGAGTTCATGGGCAAAGTAAAGAAAGCCGGCATCGAGCTCAACAGGAAAGCACTGGCAGACCTGGCCGCCAACCAGCCGGAAGCTTTTGAGGCGATCGTAAAAAAGCTCGGTTAA
- the rpmI gene encoding 50S ribosomal protein L35: protein MPKLKTKSGAKKRFKITGSGKIKRKKAYMNHILTKKETKQKRNLAQKTTVKKVDEGNIKPMLPYAF, encoded by the coding sequence ATGCCAAAGTTAAAGACGAAGTCGGGTGCCAAGAAAAGGTTTAAGATCACTGGCAGTGGCAAGATCAAGCGCAAGAAAGCTTATATGAACCACATCCTGACAAAAAAGGAAACCAAGCAGAAGAGGAACTTGGCCCAAAAAACCACTGTCAAAAAAGTTGACGAGGGGAATATCAAGCCAATGCTTCCGTATGCTTTTTAG
- a CDS encoding translation initiation factor IF-3, producing MAVFPGSKRPFGRRGPRQRVIEEPYRVNDRIVAPQVRVVGDNIKVDVYSTSMAIKMAKEQGLDLVEISPNAVPPVCKIIDYSKFKYEQKKKQKEIKQNAQKTVIKEIRFGPNTDDHDFNFKLKHAINFLKEGSKVKAYVHFVGRSIVYKERGEILLLKFAQSLEDYGKVELMPKLEGKRMYMMIAPKAKK from the coding sequence GTGGCAGTATTTCCAGGAAGTAAAAGGCCTTTCGGCAGAAGGGGCCCCAGGCAGCGAGTAATAGAAGAACCTTATCGCGTAAATGATAGGATAGTGGCACCTCAGGTGAGGGTCGTTGGGGACAACATCAAAGTGGACGTGTACTCCACTTCGATGGCCATTAAAATGGCAAAAGAACAAGGGTTGGACTTGGTGGAGATATCGCCCAATGCGGTGCCTCCGGTGTGCAAGATCATTGATTATTCCAAGTTCAAGTACGAGCAGAAGAAGAAGCAGAAGGAGATAAAGCAAAATGCCCAAAAAACGGTAATCAAGGAGATCCGGTTTGGGCCCAACACCGATGACCATGACTTTAACTTTAAGCTAAAGCATGCCATCAACTTTTTGAAGGAGGGGTCGAAGGTAAAGGCGTACGTGCATTTTGTGGGCAGGTCGATTGTGTACAAAGAACGGGGGGAAATCCTCCTGTTGAAGTTTGCCCAATCGCTTGAGGATTATGGAAAGGTGGAGTTGATGCCCAAGTTGGAGGGCAAAAGAATGTACATGATGATTGCGCCAAAAGCGAAAAAGTAA